In Anthonomus grandis grandis chromosome 6, icAntGran1.3, whole genome shotgun sequence, one DNA window encodes the following:
- the LOC126737637 gene encoding uncharacterized protein LOC126737637, whose translation MKILLLTTFVALATADVSHLLNQQPGYAYQTPLSSYGAPQASVLGGASNAVSYSSGGSLALPAASAGNFNGQSLSFTSGFPSNVGDGLTVQSYSNVPAGVAVSSTASPLNVDFSGGFVSSTPASVPSVNFVQYSQQQPALGNVQYSVSSTAAPAFGVSQFASDASLNSGFGSALSGGSSFGSSGSFGSSVVDSSAAKFGGIGGSISSGFGLSGGVSGSSSYAGKTSGGSLDESFGVVTDAASGASQSDVSKHLYFFAAPEEPEEEIQAKIDLPPVPPKKSYKIIFIKAPSYRLPSTINVPAQPQNEEKTLVYVLVKKPEVHPKVRYQGALPAKPSKPEVFFIKYKTQKEAEAAVADIQSKHGAQGQVIANLPAGVQLASQQAEAIAANAAAVATGESAGSFGGISAADFGSNAAANFGSSAGIDSSSVSVGSTGAGFETRFSGNAAQGSQGVSETTSFQLNIPVSSTANTIVEGSSGAGASGVEESSYQSEGSVAEQSNEVSGSAGAEEHVVNIGGAASINASGVEGHVAADESGNQSESHNAQVGFSTYGVPSV comes from the exons ATGAAGATCCTACTG CTTACCACCTTCGTGGCCTTAGCCACCGCTGACGTGTCCCACTTGCTCAACCAGCAACCTGGCTATGCTTACCAAACTCCCCTGTCGAGCTATGGAGCACCCCAGGCCTCAGTCCTTGGTGGAGCTTCCAATGCTGTATCGTACAGCTCCGGAGGCAGCCTTGCTCTACCAGCCGCTTCAGCAGGAAACTTCAATGGACAATCATTGAGCTTCACCTCTGGCTTTCCGTCCAACGTTGGTGATGGCTTGACTGTCCAAAGCTACAGCAACGTACCCGCTGGTGTGGCCGTGTCTTCTACAGCCTCGCCACTGAATGTCGATTTCTCTGGCGGATTTGTTTCTTCTACCCCTGCTTCAGTACCCTCAGTAAACTTTGTGCAATACTCGCAGCAGCAACCCGCTCTGGGCAATGTACAATACTCAGTAAGCAGTACTGCCGCCCCCGCATTCGGTGTTTCCCAATTCGCTAGCGATGCATCTTTGAACTCCGGATTCGGAAGTGCTCTTTCTGGAGGATCTAGTTTTGGTAGCTCTGGTAGCTTTGGCTCTTCGGTTGTAGATTCTAGCGCTGCCAAATTTGGCGGAATCGGAGGAAGCATTAGCAGTGGATTTGGTCTTAGTGGGGGAGTTAGTGGAAGCAGCAGCTACGCAGGCAAAACTTCTGGAGGAAGCCTCGACGAGTCATTTGGTGTAGTTACTGATGCTGCCAGTGGTGCTAGCCAGTCAGACGTATCCAAACATTTGTATTTCTTCGCCGCCCCCGAAGAACCCGAAGAAGAAATCCAAGCTAAAATTGACCTGCCTCCTGTACCGCCAAAGAAATCCTACAAAATCATCTTCATCAAGGCTCCATCATACCGTCTACCATCCACCATCAATGTACCAGCTCAACCTCAGAACGAAGAGAAGACCCTCGTATACGTTTTGGTTAAGAAACCAGAAGTACACCCCAAGGTCAGATACCAAGGAGCACTGCCAGCCAAACCATCCAAACCTGAAGTATTCTTCATTAAATACAAGACTCAGAAAGAAGCTGAAGCCGCCGTTGCTGACATTCAAAGCAAGCATGGTGCTCAAGGCCAAGTTATTGCTAACTTGCCTGCTGGTGTACAACTCGCCAGTCAGCAAGCTGAAGCTATTGCCGCCAATGCTGCTGCCGTAGCTACCGGTGAATCTGCCGGCAGTTTCGGAGGCATTTCCGCTGCTGATTTTGGATCAAACGCTGCTGCTAATTTTGGTTCAAGCGCTGGTATTGACAGCTCATCAGTGTCTGTGGGATCAACCGGTGCTGGATTCGAGACTAGATTCTCTGGTAATGCCGCACAAGGAAGCCAAGGCGTATCTGAGACCACTAGCTTCCAACTTAATATTCCCGTAAGCTCCACTGCTAATACCATTGTTGAAGGTAGCTCTGGTGCTGGTGCCTCTGGTGTCGAGGAGTCTTCTTATCAATCTGAAGGATCCGTAGCTGAACAAAGCAACGAAGTTTCCGGATCCGCAGGTGCCGAAGAACATGTAGTAAACATTGGTGGTGCTGCCTCTATCAATGCCAGTGGTGTGGAAGGACATGTTGCTGCCGATGAAAGTGGAAACCAAAGCGAGAGCCACAACGCTCAAGTTGGTTTTTCTACATACGGCGTTCCTAGCGTGTAA